A genomic stretch from Bacteroidota bacterium includes:
- a CDS encoding T9SS type A sorting domain-containing protein encodes MKNQLLLVSAIGIASLAVAQSAYNPDKYTLKLNQHPEIIFSEVQSGPIVKNNKKKTNPVDQTKAVSIIDLGQAGNAFGTGFGGKTFLWADPNLNAITFSHRSEPVLTGDLSHGFLRYDYSVDGGTNWFVDQGAAYISNNTTTPPFANARYPQGVYFSPAGNTNADSGYFAYFAPTLASTNGSSASGGWGGHCHGSMQVSGNMFNRQKEETSSRFLIPDGFTLTKTGVTYNTDAASNQAASPVVSYTDTIIISKGIWNTTTRDFDYTVSYLRAPVSKDNKNTPDYAGEHRIAFADDGQTGYITLIGHSSYVSEPDSIYHLIVYKTTDGGTTWSSPINVSMDGVKPLLPNAVPFKPNKFTTGFEMDAVVDKNDNLHVVMPVSPEMNTGYSISTKAGTWGIFDIYTTDGGTSWKGKLLGMPQTLVGTFGVSAADATNPTIAEYNRCQASRTLAGDKLFFSWFDTDTINYAPLDQNHANMHPNAFVIGYDVTTNKWTNEVSTASTIAADVITFGCASYYVFGNTGTYTFPLVYVELTGDETKTGLPVLFHYLNGFTLKDADFTVTDNSVPLNLLISVNDIKENHGMSVSQNYPNPFNSNTSFKLTLDKNASVTVEVFNTIGQKVTGIDAKTYSAGEHTITINGNDLTPGVYFYTVRANDASVTQRMMVK; translated from the coding sequence ATGAAAAACCAACTACTACTTGTTTCAGCGATCGGCATAGCTTCACTTGCTGTTGCTCAGTCCGCTTACAACCCTGATAAATATACATTGAAACTTAATCAGCATCCCGAAATTATATTCAGTGAAGTTCAGAGTGGCCCTATAGTAAAAAACAATAAGAAAAAAACTAATCCTGTTGATCAAACCAAAGCCGTTAGTATAATTGATCTGGGCCAGGCCGGTAACGCGTTTGGTACAGGCTTTGGAGGAAAAACATTCTTGTGGGCCGACCCCAACCTTAATGCAATAACGTTTTCACATCGATCAGAACCCGTTCTTACAGGTGACCTGTCTCATGGTTTTTTACGTTATGACTATTCTGTAGATGGCGGTACAAACTGGTTTGTTGATCAGGGCGCAGCTTATATATCGAATAATACCACAACACCTCCTTTCGCCAATGCGCGCTACCCACAGGGAGTGTACTTTAGTCCCGCAGGTAACACAAATGCCGATTCGGGTTATTTCGCTTATTTTGCTCCTACCCTCGCTTCTACAAATGGAAGCAGTGCTTCCGGCGGATGGGGCGGTCATTGTCACGGATCTATGCAGGTATCGGGCAATATGTTTAACAGGCAAAAAGAAGAAACTTCAAGCCGGTTTTTAATTCCCGATGGTTTCACTCTCACAAAAACAGGTGTGACTTATAATACGGATGCAGCTTCAAACCAGGCAGCAAGCCCGGTTGTTAGCTATACTGATACAATAATTATCTCCAAAGGTATCTGGAACACAACAACACGCGACTTTGATTATACTGTGAGTTATTTACGTGCACCGGTAAGTAAAGACAACAAAAATACACCTGACTATGCCGGTGAACATCGCATTGCATTCGCCGATGATGGTCAAACCGGGTATATCACCCTTATAGGCCACAGCAGCTATGTATCGGAGCCGGATTCGATCTATCATTTGATCGTTTATAAAACCACTGATGGAGGCACTACATGGTCGAGCCCCATTAATGTAAGCATGGATGGAGTTAAACCTTTATTGCCGAATGCCGTTCCTTTTAAACCAAATAAATTTACAACAGGCTTTGAAATGGATGCCGTGGTTGACAAGAACGATAACCTTCACGTAGTTATGCCGGTAAGCCCTGAAATGAATACCGGTTATTCCATCAGTACCAAGGCCGGCACATGGGGAATATTTGATATTTATACTACAGATGGGGGCACTTCATGGAAAGGCAAATTGTTAGGAATGCCTCAAACGCTGGTTGGAACATTCGGGGTTTCTGCAGCTGATGCCACTAACCCTACTATCGCTGAGTATAACCGCTGCCAGGCTTCAAGAACTCTGGCCGGTGATAAATTGTTCTTCTCATGGTTTGATACAGATACGATCAATTACGCTCCTCTCGATCAGAATCATGCGAATATGCATCCTAACGCGTTTGTTATAGGTTATGATGTAACCACAAACAAATGGACCAACGAAGTGTCAACGGCCAGCACCATTGCGGCAGACGTAATTACATTTGGCTGCGCTTCTTACTATGTGTTCGGAAATACCGGAACATATACTTTTCCGCTTGTATATGTAGAGCTGACCGGTGATGAAACAAAAACAGGACTTCCTGTTCTTTTCCATTACCTGAATGGATTTACACTAAAAGATGCGGACTTTACTGTTACTGATAATTCTGTTCCATTAAATCTGTTGATCTCGGTTAACGATATAAAAGAAAACCATGGTATGTCGGTGTCACAGAACTACCCGAACCCTTTCAACAGCAATACTTCATTCAAATTAACACTTGATAAAAACGCAAGTGTTACAGTTGAGGTATTCAATACAATAGGTCAAAAAGTTACCGGTATCGATGCAAAAACATATTCGGCCGGCGAACACACCATAACTATTAACGGCAACGACCTGACACCAGGTGTTTATTTTTACACCGTTAGAGCAAACGATGCTTCTGTTACACAACGTATGATGGTTAAGTAA